In Triticum aestivum cultivar Chinese Spring chromosome 5B, IWGSC CS RefSeq v2.1, whole genome shotgun sequence, the following proteins share a genomic window:
- the LOC123115792 gene encoding uncharacterized protein: protein MSSGGESETEMKRPPSPSTPPSDGVDSAMSTASIEDDDHQAVIDDEDEDEDLEKYQPFTVDDFPRVSSEFDEQSDAVFQNPDIQLRGPSATFLFRAFNNPLVEKHKHFFGSQYQLYDESEVNVNNNVRAIDCSHGCHCVPSGVLQFIDLKTAGYRHVQPGCANIFGFFAVRENGEPLRNYVYRRGIDNYEAVNVKRDTGIAHLSLTSPARCIHMGSRVLFEFKLSVRTDDQPEDGPKDDLLIEGCTEFTEFMNMHKTRPFIETRRLYGEKCGLDMKFLVLWNAVQAKVDVEILHAPVNGLNLNLYAKTSGFRDVIRLLSGVTESGCRMSSVVGVMRYSYLILCIEGSPKDGGFSQELPCCMWEGRFGSGYHGTVHEMVYLHDSTKISVKVTWKAVESLHDLEH from the exons atGTCCAGCGGAGGCGAATCGGAGACGGAAATGAAGAGGCCACCTTCCCCCTCAACTCCTCCGAGCGACGGCGTAGACTCGGCCATGTCTACCGCCAGCATTGAGGACGACGACCATCAGGCTGTCATTGATgacgaagacgaggatgaagaCCTAG AGAAATACCAACCTTTTACCGTTGATGATTTCCCAAGGGTTAGTAGTGAGTTTGATGAGCAATCTGATGCTGTGTTCCAAAATCCTGATATTCAACTTCGAGGCCCTTCGGCAACGTTTCTTTTCCGGGCATTCAACAATCCCCTTGTTGAAAAACACAAGCATTTCTTCGGTAGCCAATATCAACTCTATGATGAGTCTGAAG TCAACGTGAACAACAATGTTAGGGCCATTGATTGCTCACACGGTTGCCATTGTGTACCGAGCGGCGTGCTGCAGTTCATTGATCTCAAAACTGCTGGTTATCGCCACGTCCAACCTGGATGTGCCAATATATTTGGTTTTTTCGCAGTACGTGAGAATGGTGAACCTTTGCGCAACTATGTGTACAGGCGTGGGATTGACAATTATGAAGCTGTAAATGTGAAGCGGGATACG GGCATTGCACATTTATCGCTGACTAGCCCTGCTCGATGTATTCACATGGGAAGCCGTGTGTTGTTTGAATTCAAGCTTTCTGTACGGACTGATGACCAGCCAGAAGATGGGCCAAAAGATGACCTTCTGATTGAAGGATGTACCGAGTTTACTGAGTTTATGAACATGCACAAAACAAGACCATTCATCGAAACTCGGCGTCTGTATGGGGAAAAGTGTGGATTGGATATGAAGTTTCTGGTGTTGTGGAATGCAGTTCAAGCAAAAGTTGATGTTGAGATACTTCATGCTCCTGTCAATGGCCTTAATCTGAATCTTTATGCGAAGACGAGTGGCTTCAGAGATGTGATCCGCCTCCTTTCTGGAGTTACAGAATCAGGTTGCAGAATGAGTTCGGTCGTAGGAGTGATGAGATACAGTTACCTTATTCTTTGTATCGAAGGATCCCCGAAAGATGGTGGTTTTTCTCAAGAGCTGCCGTGTTGTATGTGGGAAGGTCGATTTGGTTCGGGGTATCATGGAACAGTGCATGAAATGGTGTATCTTCATGATTCCACAAAAATTTCTGTCAAGGTTACCTGGAAGGCTGTTGAGAGTTTACATGACTTGGAACACTGA